In Acidobacteriota bacterium, one DNA window encodes the following:
- a CDS encoding transcriptional repressor, translated as MTHQRQVLYQVMQGMEGHPSPEEVYARVKRKVPAISLATVYKNIHLFVESGIFRKMSVHHGSVRVEMNSREHHHMVCSRCKSITDIGEKELGLSPARRKLADGFLVERYAVDVIGLCAKCQQTS; from the coding sequence ATGACGCATCAGCGTCAGGTGCTGTATCAGGTCATGCAGGGGATGGAAGGTCACCCAAGCCCGGAGGAGGTCTACGCCCGGGTGAAGAGGAAGGTGCCGGCCATCTCGCTGGCCACCGTCTACAAGAACATCCATCTCTTTGTGGAGAGCGGCATCTTCCGCAAGATGAGCGTGCACCATGGCTCCGTGCGCGTCGAGATGAACAGCAGGGAGCACCATCACATGGTCTGCTCCCGATGCAAATCCATTACCGACATCGGCGAGAAGGAGCTCGGGCTCAGTCCCGCTCGCCGCAAACTGGCCGACGGGTTCCTGGTGGAGAGGTACGCCGTCGATGTCATCGGTCTCTGCGCAAAGTGTCAGCAGACCTCGTGA
- a CDS encoding peroxiredoxin, with amino-acid sequence MLQIGEKFPDFELTATVSTEKDETKAFKTITGETYPGKWKLFFFWPKDFTFVCPTEIAAFGKLNGEFADRDCQVLGASTDNEYVHAAWRTHHEDLKNLPFPMLSDIKRDLSGQLGILDEKAGVAQRATFLVDPDNIIRFIYVTDLSVGRNPQEVLRVLDALQTDELCPCNWQKGEATLA; translated from the coding sequence ATGCTGCAAATTGGAGAGAAGTTCCCCGACTTCGAGCTCACTGCCACTGTTTCCACCGAGAAGGACGAGACCAAGGCTTTCAAAACCATCACCGGTGAGACCTACCCCGGCAAGTGGAAGCTCTTCTTCTTCTGGCCCAAGGACTTCACCTTCGTCTGCCCGACGGAGATCGCCGCCTTCGGCAAGCTGAACGGCGAGTTCGCCGACCGCGACTGCCAGGTTCTCGGCGCCAGCACCGATAACGAGTACGTCCACGCCGCATGGCGCACGCATCACGAAGACCTGAAGAACCTGCCCTTCCCCATGCTGTCGGACATCAAGCGAGACCTCAGCGGACAGCTAGGTATCCTCGACGAGAAGGCCGGCGTCGCCCAGCGCGCAACCTTCCTCGTCGATCCCGACAACATCATCCGCTTCATCTACGTCACAGACCTCTCCGTCGGCCGCAATCCGCAGGAGGTCCTCCGCGTGCTCGACGCGCTCCAGACCGACGAGCTATGCCCCTGCAACTGGCAGAAGGGCGAAGCCACGCTGGCCTAA